From the genome of Pelobates fuscus isolate aPelFus1 chromosome 6, aPelFus1.pri, whole genome shotgun sequence, one region includes:
- the LOC134565946 gene encoding bactericidal permeability-increasing protein-like: MKCILLIIFYLPLSAANQEEPGVKGRLTSKGLQYGLQVGLEELQSRLSSFQIPDVRGSISVAILGTIYYSVTSLQIENLDVSDSNLSFISDTGVNMEISDGQLSITGYLQIATWLFSASTNLEVVVSGLSLTGIVGVTGDDTGHGKVWDGGCNSDVNNVEINFHGGSGWFLSMFKSSIIGPVYDALTKQLCPQFEKALEQMEQTLSSLPVVSIVDSVASLEYPLVDLPLITEQSLDVFVKGQFIGRSQRWDPPDHPEKLVLPDIDSHMVLLALSQFSVHSAGYVHYMSGILNYNITDDVIPKQSPLRLNTKSLSTFVPEILTRFPDSPPLLLHISAHSPPAVNIQPDILTVDASADIHLYAMAANHSLVPIFQMRAGVETQVDIQLSEESLGVALSLRNFSLALIHSDAGPVKVDNLKNILNFALKLVALPLMNKKLQNMVTIPTHPVRLQNPELRILKGYLVVVTDFELSLSPPLQQAEKVTEPQ; this comes from the exons GCTTGCAGGTGGGGTTGGAGGAGTTGCAAAGCAGATTGTCTTCTTTCCAGATTCCTGATGTCAGAGGGTCCATCTCGGTTGCCATCCTCGGTACCATATATTACTCTGTGACAAG TCTACAAATCGAGAACCTGGATGTTTCGGATTCCAATCTCTCATTTATCTCTGACACGGGAGTCAACATGGAGATCAGCGATGGTCAGCTATCGATCACTGGATATTTGCAGATAGCAACATGGCTATT TTCAGCATCCACCAACCTTGAAGTTGTAGTCTCTGGCCTGTCCCTCACAGGTATTGTTGGTGTAACGGGTGATGACACCGGCCATGGCAAAGTATGGGACGGAGGGTGCAACTCTGACGTAAACAATGTGGAAATCAATTTCCATGGGGGATCTGG GTGGTTTCTCAGCATGTTCAAAAGCTCGATAATTGGGCCCGTGTATGACGCGTTGACTAAGCAG CTTTGTCCGCAGTTTGAAAAAGCGCTCGAACAGATGGAGCAAACATTGAGCAGTCTGCCAG TGGTCAGTATCGTGGATTCCGTGGCCTCTTTGGAATACCCACTGGTTGACTTGCCACTGATCACAGAGCAGAGTCTGGACGTCTTCGTTAAG GGGCAGTTTATTGGCCGATCACAGCGCTGGGACCCACCAGACCACCCAGAGAAGCTTGTTCTACCAGATATAGACTCACACATGGTCCTCCTTGCTCTGTCCCAGTTCTCTGTCCACTCAGCAGGCTACGTGCACTACATGTCTGGAATCCTAAACTATAACATTACCGATGATGTG ATACCCAAACAATCACCCCTGCGGCTAAACACGAAAAGCTTATCGACCTTCGTTCCAGAG ATTCTTACTCGGTTTCCAGATTCTCCCCCCCTGCTCCTGCATATCTCGGCCCATTCACCCCCTGCCGTCAACATCCAGCCCGATATTCTCACCGTGGACGCCAGCGCAGACATTCATCTCTACGCCATGGCCGCGAACCATTCTCTAGTTCCCATCTTTCAGATGCGGGCA GGTGTGGAGACTCAAGTCGATATACAACTGTCTGAAGAAAGTCTGGGAGTTGCTCTGTCTCTGAGAAA TTTCTCCCTGGCTCTCATTCATTCTGACGCTGGTCCTGTTAAG GTGGACAATCTGAAAAATATCTTGAATTTTGCACTGAAGCTCGTGGCACTTCCTCTAATGAACA AGAAACTTCAGAATATGGTGACAATTCCAACCCATCCAGTTAGACTTCAGAACCCAGAGCTGCGCATTTTAAAG GGATACCTGGTGGTTGTGACTGATTTTGAGCTGTCCTTGAGTCCTCCTCTCCAGCAGGCAGAAAAGGTGACCGAGCCACAGTAA